A segment of the Cohnella algarum genome:
ATCGCGAGACCGCGAAGGGCGGGCTGGCCCAAACCCCGACCGGCAAAAAAATGATGAAGCAATGGCTGTCGGAAGAAGGAGCGAACCCGTCATGAATCGTTTGCTTGAGCGGGCGCGGCGGCTGGAAGCCGAAATCGTCGCTTTTCGCCGCGATTTGCACGCCCATCCGGAATTAAGCTTCGAGGAAAAAGAAACCGCGCGAAAAGTCGCGAGCGAAATCGAACGTTTGAACGTTTCCTATCGAACGAACGTCGGCGGGCACGGGATCGTCGCCGATTTGAAAGGAGAGCGGGACGGACCGATCGTCGCCCTGCGGGCGGATATGGACGCGTTGCCGATCCAGGAAGAAGCGGACGTGCCGTTTGCTTCCGCAAAGCCCGGCGTCATGCACGCCTGCGGGCATGACGCGCATACGGCCATGCTGCTTGGCGCCATGAAGCTGCTGAAGGAGCAGCCGTTCCCGGGAACCGTCCGCTTTCTGTTTCAATCCGCCGAGGAAATCAACGCCGGGGCGAAGGCCATGATCGAGGACGGGGCGCTTGCGGGCGTGTCCGAAATTTACGGCCTGCACAATCTTCCGACGTTATCCGCCGGCAAGCTGGCGACTTGTCACGGGCCGATGATGGGATCGGTGGACCGCATCGAGCTTCATATTCAGGGCAGGGGCGCGCACGGCGCGATTCCGAACGAAGGAATCGACCCCGTCGTTTGCGCTTCCGCGATCGTCATGTCCTTGCAGTCGATCATCAGCCGGGAAGTGTCGCCTTTCGATCCGGTCGTCGTGACAATCGGAAGCCTTCATGCCGGCATGGCCAACAATGTCATTCCCGATACCGCCGTGTTGACGGGGACGGTGCGCACGTTCGGCAAAAAGGTCCAAGCGACGATGAAAGAACGGATCGAACGCATTGCCGGGCAAATCGCGGAAGGCTATCGCTGCAAGGCTTCGCTTCGCTATATCGAGCAAGTGCCGGTGCTGGAAAATCACGACGAGCCGATGGCGTTCGTCAACGAGACGATCGACCGGACGATCGGAAAAGCCGGGCGGATCGAAGCCGCGCCGACGCTGGCCGGCGAGGACTTCTCGGTATATTTGCGCCATGTCCCCGGATGCTTTTTTTGGCTCGGCTCGGGACCGAAGGAGCATGCCGAGCGGGCGTACGGCCTGCATCATCCGAAATACCGATTGAACGAGGACTGCTTGCCGATCGGTTCGGCGATTTTGGCCGCGATCGCGGCGGAGCGGCTGAAGCATTTGCAAACTTCGGAAAAAGACGGGAGATGATCGAAGATGGAGAAGCTGCGGATCGGCATCATCGGCACCGACTCTTCTCACGCCGTTGCGTTTACGAAGCTGTTGAACGATGCGGCCGACCCTTATTACGTGCCCGGCGGCAAAGTCACGAAGGCGTACAAATCCAGTTCGCCCGATTTCGAGCTCAGCTATTCCAGGGCGGAGCGGTTTTGCCGGGAGCTGCGGGAATACGGCGTGGAACTGACGGACGACATCCAGTCGGTCGTCAACGATTGCGACGCCCTTTTATTGGAATCGGCCGACGGGCGCGTTCGGTTGGAGCAATTCCGGCAAGCGGCCCCGGCGCGGAAGCCCGTCTTCATCGACAAATCGTTGGGGATCACGCTCCGGGATGCCCGACAAATCGTCGAGCTTGCCTGGGACTACGAAACGCCGGTCATGAGCGGCTCCGCCTTGCGCTATGCGGTCAAGCTTGAAGAGGGGCTGGCCCGAATCGACCGGTCGACGATCAAGAAAGCGACCGTCATGTGCCCGCTTCCTATCGAGCCTACCCAATCCCGTTATTTCTGGTACGGCATTCATGGCGCCGAAATGCTGTATCGCATTCTCGGCCAAGGCTGCAAAGAGGTGCAGGTGGACGCAGCCGAGGGGAGGACATTCTGACCGGATACTGGGAGAATGAGGTCATCGGAAAAGTCATCGCCAGGCACGATCCCGGGCAGCCGTTCGAAGCGGAGATCGTGACCGATTCGGAGACGATTGCGATTCGAATCGCGGACGGAAAGACACCCTTCTATGCGAGTTTGTTGCAACAGGCGATGGTTTTTTTCGAGAAAAAAACCGCCCCGATTCCGTACGGCGAAATGCTGGAAGTCGTTTCCTTCCTGCAGGCGGCGGAGACGAGCTACGGGCAGCGCCGGTCGGTTCCCTTGCAATCGTGAGTGTAAAGGGCCGTTATTCGCGAAAAATTCTGCTCATTGAACAAATAACGGCCCGAGGAGGCCGTTGTTTCGTTTGAGCGAGGCCGAAATGGGCCCAGGATGGTTCGACTAACGCCCCCGTCAAGAGCGCTTTTGCGCGGAACGGGAACCGGCCGCGCCTTTCGCTCCGTTTTGGTCGGACGCGAGCAAGTGCTTGAACATGAGCATGAGCTTCAGCTTCAGCAGGTCGCTCACCTTCTTGAAATCGAGGCCGAGCAGCTCGCCGATTTTGTCCAGCCGGTACTGTAGCGTATTCCGGTGCACGAACAGCTGCTTGGCCGCCTCGCCGATCTGTCCCTCGCTCGCGAAAAAAGCTTCCAGCGTCGCATAAAAATCGGCAATATATTCATCGTCCTTCTTCGTCAGGGGGCGCAGCAGATGCCGGCAATACTTTTTCATCGCTTCGTCCGGAATGTGGGAAAACAAATACGTAAATTCCAGGTCCGAAAATAAAACGACGGCGCCGCCGACGCCAAAATACCGACCGAGCCTCCTCGCCTCCCTGCATTCCTCGTAAGCGTCCGCAATCTCGGTTATTTCCCGCTTGACTTTGCTCACATAGCATCGCGCCTTTGCGTCCTCCGGCGAACCCAGCGCTTCGTTCAGGCATTCGGTCAACAGCCTGACGAACGATTCGTTTCCGTTTTCCGCCGGCTGCTCCAGCGCTTTGAAGAGAAACAGCACCCCGTCCCCGATTTCGACAATATGCGATTCCCACGCGCCCAAAATCGGATGATAGCCGATTTCCCGGCGGATGTCCCGAAGCGACTCCTGTACGGACGGCGGCGAATCTTGCGCCGGTTCGATGGCCGAGGCGGGGACGGCCAGCGCCGCGACGAACGGGCCCGACAGCAGCGGGGAGCCAAGCGTTTTCGCCTGTTCGACGAAGCTTTCTTTGGACAGCCGCCCCTGCAAATAACGCTCCGCAGCGAGACTCCATCGATAGCCGGCCATCGTATGCCGGCCGTCCCGGAACTTGTCCATATGATAGCAAAGCACTTCCGCGGCCTGATGGTACAGCCCTTCCTCATCCGGATGGATCGGCCCCGTTTCCGGAATGACGATCAGGAAGCCGTAGCACTCGCCTTCCTTCATCAGCGGAATCCGGCAAAACCAGCCGAACGCGGTCCGGCCTTTTTCGTATTTGGGCGCCCACGGCCACTGTCGGGTCCATTCGGCCTCGGGCCAATCGCTGCCGTTGAATAACATTTGCCCCCGGGCGTTGAACACGACGATAGCGTGCGCCAGGATGTCGGCGATCGTCCGGAAAGGGTTCGAGAAGTCTTCGGTTTGCAGCGTAAAGCGGACGAGCCGCATCTGTTTTTCCAGCGCATCGTGGAGCTTTTTCGTGCTTTTTTCGAATTCGGCCTGGAACAGGGCGTCCATCTGATCGGAAAATGCGAATTCAAAGGGAAGCTCCAACACGGGAAAATGAAGCCGGTTCGCCTCGTCGAGCACGACCTGGGGAATTTGCGACCAGTACCTCCCCAGCTTAAGGCCGATCCCCGCCGCCCCGCGCTCGTTCATTTTTTGCAATAATTGCAGCAGCTCGTCCGGCGAGTCCTTGATCGCGTAAGCGGTCGTCAACAGCAGCTCGCCGGCCCGGATCCAGTTGACGACGTCGGGCGCATCCATCGTATTGACGGCTTTGATTTTGCGCGATTTTCCCTTTTCCCCGGCGACCAGCCTGGCTTTCGAGAACGGAAAGACGGTTAAAGCCTCCTCGACCGTTAAGTTCATGTCAACCTCCTGGCGTTTGCGTTATATTCATGTGATGTAATAATGTTTTTTGATACAACGAAACGAGGTCAAATTCTTCATTTTTACAAAATAGTGTGATGTTAATTGACTCAAATCTATATTAATTCTAAATTTGTATTCAATCAATGTTAACTATAGTTCCATTAAAAGCGGGAGGGACGAAGGCATGTTCAGATATGAAGGCAAAGCTTGGGAGGAACGTTTTTTGCCCCGGCTGTCCTCCTTGCAGATCAAGGAGCTTCCGAAGGAAGACGCGCTCGTCGTCCTGCCGGTCGGCGCCGTCGAGCAGCACGGCTGGCATCTGCCGGTCATGACCGACTCGCTCATCGGCGAGGCGCTGCTCACGCAAACGATGGAGCGGCTGCCCGATCATTCGAACGTCTGGCTGCTGCCTCCGGTTTCTTACGGAAAGAGCAACGAACATCTGGATTACGCCGGCACGATCTCGCTGTCCTCGAACACGCTGCTCGGCGTTTTGTCCGACATCGGAGCCAGTTTGAAAAGAAGCGGCTTCCGCCGGCTGCTGCTGTTCAATACGCACGGCGGAAACGCGGACTTGCTGAACGTCGCCGCGCGGGAAATTCGCGTCGCGACCGGGCTGATGGTGTTTTACGTCAACCCGCACAGCCTGGACACAACGAGCGGCCTCGTGACGGAAGAGGAGCTGGAATACGGCATTCACGGGGGAGACATCGAGACGTCGATGGTGCTGGCGATCAAGCCGGACTGGGTTCGGGAAGAGCTTGGCGTGTCCGAAATGCCGGACGTGTCGCAGCTTGAATTTTTGACGATGGAAGGGAAAATCCGGTTCGCCTGGGCGATGAGCGACATTTCGCACAGCGGGGTCGCGGGAGACGCGACGAAAGCGACCGCGGAAAAAGGGAAAATCATGCTGGAGCGGGGCGCTGCCGAACTGGCCAAGGCGATGCTGGAGATCAGCCGATTCGAAATCGGCCGGGTTCTCCCGAAAACGCGGCATGAGCCGTCTTACGACAACAAGATCGACGGGCGGGAGGGATAGGATGCGAGCGCTGGGCAATCCCCGCAACAGCTGGCAAGTGAGCAAGGATCACGTGAATTTGCAAAGGCTGCCGCCGCCCGAGCGCATCGTCGCGTTCGACGCGGAGCCGCAGCGGGTGACGATGGATTTGGCCCAATCGGCGATCGTCGTCATCGATATGCAAAACGATTTTTGCGCGGCCGGGGGATGGCTGGATCATGTCGGAGCGGATATTTCCGGCGCCCGCCGTCCGGTCGAACGGTTAAATCGGCTGCTTCCCGAGCTCCGCAATGCGGATGTGCCCGTCATATGGCTGAATTGGGGAAATCGGCCCGACCGGCTCAATTTAAGCCCGTCCGTGCTGCACGTCTACAACCGGAGCGGGGAGGACATCGGCCTGGGCGGGAGGCTTCCGTCGAAAAGCGCGGCCGTGCTGGAAAAAAACAGCTGGGGAGCGGCCATCGTCCCGGAGCTGGACGCCCGGGAAACGGACATTTACGTGGACAAGTATCGGATGAGCGGTTTTTGGGACACTCCCCTCGACAGCATCCTGCGGAATTTGAACGTCCGGACGCTGTTTTTCGCGGGAGTGAACGTGGATCAGTGCGTGATGGCTACGCTCGAGGATGCGGTTTGCCTCGGCTATGACGCCGTCTTGCTGGAGGATTGCAGCGCGACGAGCTCGCCCGCGTTTTGCGAAGAGGCGACGATCTACAACGTGAAGCAGTGCTACGGCTTCGTCGCGCGATCGACGGCGGTGCTGGCGGGAATGAAATGAAGGAGCTTGCGTCATTCGTCAAAAGGAGGCGGCGAAGGTGTCGTACATTACGGTTTCGAACTTGAGCAAACGTTTCGTGCGCCGGGGGCAATGGACCGAAGCTTTGAGCCATGTGAATCTGGACATCGAGCAAGGCTCGTTCGTGAGCTTTATCGGTCCGAGCGGCTGCGGCAAATCGACGCTGCTGCGGATTATCGGGGGCTTGATGAATGCCGAGGAGGGCGGCATCACGGTCGGCGGCCGGACGCCCGTCGAGATGCAGGCGGACAAGCAATTCGGATTCGTTCCGCAGGCGCCGGCGCTGTTTCCGTGGCGGACGGTGCTGCAGAACATGAACGTCCCGTTCGAAGTCAACCGCAGGAGCAAGACGGACCTCGCGGAGGAAAAAGGGGATCCGATCGAGCTTTTGAACTCCGTCGGGCTCGGGGACTTCCTGCACGCCTATCCGAAGGAGTTGTCGGGAGGGATGAAGCAGCGGGTCGGGATCGCCCGGGCGTTCGCTTCCGGAGCTCCGATCCTGCTCATGGACGAACCGTTCTCCGCGCTGGACGAAATTACGAGGGAAGTGCTCATGCACCAGCTTGTACAAATTTGGGAGAAGCGCAAAAAGACGGTTATTTTCGTTACCCACAACATCCAGGAGGCGGTCTATCTCTCGGACAAGGTCGTCATCATGTCCAGCCGGCCGGGCCGCATCACGAGCGTCGTCGATATCGATTTGCCCCGGCCGCGGGGAGAGGCGGGCAT
Coding sequences within it:
- a CDS encoding Gfo/Idh/MocA family oxidoreductase; amino-acid sequence: MEKLRIGIIGTDSSHAVAFTKLLNDAADPYYVPGGKVTKAYKSSSPDFELSYSRAERFCRELREYGVELTDDIQSVVNDCDALLLESADGRVRLEQFRQAAPARKPVFIDKSLGITLRDARQIVELAWDYETPVMSGSALRYAVKLEEGLARIDRSTIKKATVMCPLPIEPTQSRYFWYGIHGAEMLYRILGQGCKEVQVDAAEGRTF
- a CDS encoding PucR family transcriptional regulator — encoded protein: MNLTVEEALTVFPFSKARLVAGEKGKSRKIKAVNTMDAPDVVNWIRAGELLLTTAYAIKDSPDELLQLLQKMNERGAAGIGLKLGRYWSQIPQVVLDEANRLHFPVLELPFEFAFSDQMDALFQAEFEKSTKKLHDALEKQMRLVRFTLQTEDFSNPFRTIADILAHAIVVFNARGQMLFNGSDWPEAEWTRQWPWAPKYEKGRTAFGWFCRIPLMKEGECYGFLIVIPETGPIHPDEEGLYHQAAEVLCYHMDKFRDGRHTMAGYRWSLAAERYLQGRLSKESFVEQAKTLGSPLLSGPFVAALAVPASAIEPAQDSPPSVQESLRDIRREIGYHPILGAWESHIVEIGDGVLFLFKALEQPAENGNESFVRLLTECLNEALGSPEDAKARCYVSKVKREITEIADAYEECREARRLGRYFGVGGAVVLFSDLEFTYLFSHIPDEAMKKYCRHLLRPLTKKDDEYIADFYATLEAFFASEGQIGEAAKQLFVHRNTLQYRLDKIGELLGLDFKKVSDLLKLKLMLMFKHLLASDQNGAKGAAGSRSAQKRS
- a CDS encoding creatininase family protein; its protein translation is MFRYEGKAWEERFLPRLSSLQIKELPKEDALVVLPVGAVEQHGWHLPVMTDSLIGEALLTQTMERLPDHSNVWLLPPVSYGKSNEHLDYAGTISLSSNTLLGVLSDIGASLKRSGFRRLLLFNTHGGNADLLNVAAREIRVATGLMVFYVNPHSLDTTSGLVTEEELEYGIHGGDIETSMVLAIKPDWVREELGVSEMPDVSQLEFLTMEGKIRFAWAMSDISHSGVAGDATKATAEKGKIMLERGAAELAKAMLEISRFEIGRVLPKTRHEPSYDNKIDGREG
- a CDS encoding M20 metallopeptidase family protein, which translates into the protein MNRLLERARRLEAEIVAFRRDLHAHPELSFEEKETARKVASEIERLNVSYRTNVGGHGIVADLKGERDGPIVALRADMDALPIQEEADVPFASAKPGVMHACGHDAHTAMLLGAMKLLKEQPFPGTVRFLFQSAEEINAGAKAMIEDGALAGVSEIYGLHNLPTLSAGKLATCHGPMMGSVDRIELHIQGRGAHGAIPNEGIDPVVCASAIVMSLQSIISREVSPFDPVVVTIGSLHAGMANNVIPDTAVLTGTVRTFGKKVQATMKERIERIAGQIAEGYRCKASLRYIEQVPVLENHDEPMAFVNETIDRTIGKAGRIEAAPTLAGEDFSVYLRHVPGCFFWLGSGPKEHAERAYGLHHPKYRLNEDCLPIGSAILAAIAAERLKHLQTSEKDGR
- a CDS encoding ABC transporter ATP-binding protein is translated as MSYITVSNLSKRFVRRGQWTEALSHVNLDIEQGSFVSFIGPSGCGKSTLLRIIGGLMNAEEGGITVGGRTPVEMQADKQFGFVPQAPALFPWRTVLQNMNVPFEVNRRSKTDLAEEKGDPIELLNSVGLGDFLHAYPKELSGGMKQRVGIARAFASGAPILLMDEPFSALDEITREVLMHQLVQIWEKRKKTVIFVTHNIQEAVYLSDKVVIMSSRPGRITSVVDIDLPRPRGEAGIESPEFYRYVVRLRESLRERW
- a CDS encoding cysteine hydrolase family protein — translated: MRALGNPRNSWQVSKDHVNLQRLPPPERIVAFDAEPQRVTMDLAQSAIVVIDMQNDFCAAGGWLDHVGADISGARRPVERLNRLLPELRNADVPVIWLNWGNRPDRLNLSPSVLHVYNRSGEDIGLGGRLPSKSAAVLEKNSWGAAIVPELDARETDIYVDKYRMSGFWDTPLDSILRNLNVRTLFFAGVNVDQCVMATLEDAVCLGYDAVLLEDCSATSSPAFCEEATIYNVKQCYGFVARSTAVLAGMK